The following are encoded in a window of Bradyrhizobium sp. WBOS07 genomic DNA:
- the glyA gene encoding serine hydroxymethyltransferase: MTAPKTASAPDSFFTASLEQADPEIAAAIKGELGRQRHEVELIASENIVSRAVLEAQGSVMTNKYAEGYPGARYYGGCEWVDVAENLAIDRAKKLFGAGFANVQPNSGSQMNQAVFLALLQPGDTFMGLDLAAGGHLTHGSPVNMSGKWFKAAHYTVRREDQIIDMDAVAKQAEQVKPKLIIAGGSAYSRAWDFKRFREIADSVGAYLLVDMAHFAGLVAGGVHASPVPYAHVTTTTTHKSLRGPRGGLMLWNDETLTKKLNSAIFPGLQGGPLMHVIAAKAVAFGEALRPDFKVYAKNVVENAKALAETLKGHGLDIVSGGTDNHLMLVDLRPKGLKGNVSEKALVRAAITCNKNGVPFDPESPFVTSGIRLGTPAATSRGFGVAEFQQVGGMIAEVLNAIAQSSDGKAPLVEAAIKERVKALTDRFPIYQ, from the coding sequence ATGACCGCACCCAAGACCGCCTCCGCGCCCGATTCGTTTTTCACCGCCTCGCTCGAGCAGGCCGACCCCGAAATCGCCGCCGCCATCAAGGGCGAGCTCGGCCGGCAGCGCCATGAGGTCGAGCTGATCGCCTCCGAGAACATCGTCAGCCGGGCCGTGCTGGAAGCGCAGGGTTCGGTGATGACCAACAAGTACGCAGAGGGTTATCCGGGCGCGCGCTATTACGGCGGTTGTGAGTGGGTCGACGTCGCCGAGAACCTCGCGATCGATCGCGCCAAGAAGCTGTTCGGCGCAGGCTTCGCCAACGTGCAGCCGAATTCCGGCAGCCAGATGAACCAGGCGGTGTTTCTGGCGCTGCTGCAGCCCGGCGACACCTTCATGGGCCTCGATCTCGCCGCCGGCGGCCATCTCACTCACGGCTCGCCCGTCAACATGAGCGGCAAATGGTTCAAGGCCGCGCACTACACCGTGCGCCGCGAGGACCAGATCATCGACATGGATGCGGTGGCCAAGCAGGCCGAGCAGGTCAAGCCGAAGCTGATCATCGCCGGCGGCTCGGCCTATTCGCGCGCCTGGGACTTCAAGCGCTTCCGCGAGATCGCGGACAGCGTCGGCGCCTACCTGCTGGTGGACATGGCGCACTTCGCCGGTCTCGTCGCCGGCGGCGTGCATGCTTCGCCGGTGCCGTATGCGCACGTCACCACGACGACGACGCACAAGTCGCTGCGCGGTCCGCGCGGCGGCCTGATGCTGTGGAATGACGAAACGCTGACCAAGAAGCTCAACTCGGCGATCTTTCCGGGCCTGCAGGGCGGTCCCCTGATGCACGTCATCGCGGCGAAAGCGGTCGCCTTCGGCGAGGCGCTGCGTCCGGACTTCAAGGTCTACGCCAAGAACGTCGTCGAAAACGCCAAGGCGCTGGCCGAGACCTTGAAGGGCCATGGTCTCGATATCGTCTCCGGCGGCACCGACAATCATCTGATGCTGGTCGATCTCAGGCCGAAGGGCCTCAAGGGCAACGTCTCGGAGAAGGCGCTGGTCCGCGCCGCCATCACCTGCAACAAGAACGGCGTCCCATTCGACCCCGAGTCGCCCTTCGTCACGTCGGGCATCCGGCTCGGCACGCCGGCGGCGACCAGCCGCGGCTTCGGCGTCGCCGAATTCCAGCAGGTCGGCGGCATGATCGCCGAGGTCCTCAACGCGATCGCGCAGTCTTCCGACGGCAAGGCGCCGCTGGTGGAAGCCGCGATCAAGGAACGGGTCAAGGCACTGACCGACCGGTTTCCGATCTATCAGTAA
- the ldtR gene encoding transcriptional regulator LdtR, with amino-acid sequence MMKAVATAADTAERVSGQQGSVQSLYLEALTLVERLHRRLLDVIKDEFDRRGRADINSVQALLLYNIGDKELTAGELRTRGYYLGSNVSYNLKKLVELGFLDHQRSRVDRRSVRIRLTPQGQEVRRIVDALYQKHVKTVEQVGGISGEEFSTLNKSLHRLERFWTDQILYRL; translated from the coding sequence ATGATGAAAGCCGTCGCAACTGCGGCAGATACCGCAGAGCGCGTCTCCGGCCAGCAGGGTTCGGTGCAGTCGCTCTATCTGGAAGCTTTGACTCTGGTGGAGCGGCTGCATCGCCGGCTCCTCGACGTGATCAAGGACGAATTCGATCGCCGCGGCCGTGCGGACATCAACTCGGTGCAGGCGCTCCTGCTCTATAACATCGGTGACAAGGAGCTGACCGCGGGCGAGCTGCGCACGCGCGGTTACTATCTCGGCTCCAACGTCTCCTACAATCTGAAGAAGCTCGTCGAGCTCGGCTTCCTCGATCATCAGCGCTCGCGCGTCGATCGCCGCTCGGTGCGCATCCGCCTGACCCCGCAGGGCCAGGAAGTCCGCCGCATCGTCGATGCGCTCTACCAGAAGCACGTCAAGACGGTGGAGCAGGTCGGCGGCATCTCGGGCGAGGAATTCTCGACCCTCAACAAGTCGCTGCACCGCCTCGAGCGGTTCTGGACCGACCAGATCCTCTATCGTCTTTGA